From Dendropsophus ebraccatus isolate aDenEbr1 chromosome 2, aDenEbr1.pat, whole genome shotgun sequence, a single genomic window includes:
- the LOC138784227 gene encoding 110 kDa antigen-like produces the protein METVENIETIETMETMETVETIETIETMETVETVETIETIETMETIETMEPIETIETVETIETMETIETMETMETMETMETMETIETMETMETMETIETMETMETMETIETMETMETMETMETMETIETMETIDTIETMETIETMETMETVETIETMETIETMETMETMETMETIETMETIETMETIETIDTIETVETIETMETMETVETIETMETIETMETMETMETMETMETIETMETMETMETMETVETMETMETVETMETIETIETMETMETIETIETMETMETIETMETVETIETMETIETMETMETMEHHGNVLAPVNLIVGPQSDH, from the coding sequence ATGGAGACTGTGGAGAATATAGAGACTATAGAGACTATGGAGACTATGGAGACTGTGGAGACTATAGAGACTATAGAGACTATGGAGACTGTGGAGACTGTGGAGACTATAGAGACTATAGAGACTATGGAGACTATAGAGACTATGGAGCCTATAGAGACTATAGAGACTGTGGAGACTATAGAGACTATGGAGACTATAGAGACTATGGAGACTATGGAGACTATGGAGACTATGGAGACTATGGAGACTATAGAGACTATGGAGACTATGGAGACTATGGAGACTATAGAGACTATGGAGACTATGGAGACTATGGAGACTATAGAGACTATGGAGACTATGGAGACTATGGAGACTATGGAGACTATGGAGACTATAGAGACTATGGAGACTATAGATACTATAGAGACTATGGAGACTATAGAGACTATGGAGACTATGGAGACTGTGGAGACTATAGAGACTATGGAGACTATAGAGACTATGGAGACTATGGAGACTATGGAGACTATGGAGACTATAGAGACTATGGAGACTATAGAGACTATGGAGACTATAGAGACTATAGATACTATAGAGACTGTGGAGACTATAGAGACTATGGAGACTATGGAGACTGTGGAGACTATAGAGACTATGGAGACTATAGAGACTATGGAGACTATGGAGACTATGGAGACTATGGAGACTATGGAGACTATAGAGACTATGGAGACTATGGAGACTATGGAGACTATGGAGACTGTGGAGACTATGGAGACTATGGAGACTGTGGAGACTATGGAGACTATAGAGACTATAGAGACTATGGAGACTATGGAGACTATAGAGACTATAGAGACTATGGAGACTATGGAGACTATAGAGACTATGGAGACTGTGGAGACTATAGAGACTATGGAGACTATAGAGACTATGGAGACTATGGAGACTATGGAGCACCATGGTAATGTATTGGCCCCCGTTAATCTCATTGTGGGGCCCCAATCCGACCATTGA